One stretch of Buteo buteo chromosome Z, bButBut1.hap1.1, whole genome shotgun sequence DNA includes these proteins:
- the CCDC152 gene encoding coiled-coil domain-containing protein 152 encodes MNHSHEETMKKISVVNLDKLLDNFSEIEKNISEISEANKLQVLQLEKCNRLLTLSQSKEESVKEECTTLQNVIKGLTQTIENQCNVKDENDRLKGTIHILEEKLKACELEYKDQIEKLMIEIKNKEEDHKLEIAQLNCDIRKKFEVKEVEYREQREKKELKILELTRQLKIQNEEKQNEIIKLQVEFNAKLARVQNKATKSYSDASVLPQSIYRRKLQHLQEEKNKEIEILQNTIRDLEQRLNKGQNLHFKRRRF; translated from the exons ATGAATCACAGCCATGAAGaaactatgaagaaaatcagtGTGGTGAACCTTGATAAACTTTTAGATAACTTCTCAGAGATAGAAAAG AACATATCAGAAATTAGTGAAGCAAATAAACTACAGgttcttcagctggaaaaatgtAACAGGTTGTTAACTTTAAGCCAGTCAAAGGAGGAATCAGTAAAAGAAG aaTGTACTACTCTACAGAATGTGATAAAGGGTCTAACACAAACCATTGAAAACCAGTGTAATGTGAAag ATGAAAATGATAGACTGAAGGGTACCATTCACATCttggaagagaaattaaaggCTTGTGAACTG GAATATAAAGATCAGATTGAGAAACTTAtgatagaaattaaaaacaaagaggaagacCACAAATTAGAAATAGCACAGTTGAATTGcgatataagaaaaaaat TTGAAGTAAAAGAAGTGGAGTATAgagaacagagagagaaaaaagaactgaaaatattagAGTTAACTAGACagctgaaaattcaaaatgaagagaagcagaatgaaataattaaactgCAGGTAGAG TTCAATGCTAAATTAGCAAGAGTTCAGaataaagcaacaaaatcaTATTCAGATGCTTCTGTCTTGCCACAAAGCATCTATCGAAGG aagctccagcatctccaggaggaaaaaaacaaggaaattgAAATTCTCCAAAACACCATAAGAGACTTAGAGCAACG